The segment GTTCGCCACGCCAAATCGAGTTGGGATGACCCGTCGTTGCCCGATCACGACCGTCCGCTGAACCCACGCGGCCAACGCGATGCGCCCAAGATGGGCGAACGCTTGGCGAAGCGTGGCATCCGTCCCAACCTCATCTTGTCCAGCTCTGCCACGCGCGCAATCCATACGGCGCAGCTCATTGCCGAAAAGATCGGCTATGACCGCGAGGCCATTGTGGTGGACCGGCGCATCTACGGCGCGCAGGTCAGCACCCTGCTCTACCTAATCCAGGAACTCGATGACGCGCACGAGCAGGTGATGCTCATCGGCCACAACCCAGAGTTGACCGAGCTGGCGCATCGCTTCAGC is part of the Candidatus Roseilinea sp. genome and harbors:
- the sixA gene encoding phosphohistidine phosphatase SixA — its product is MKTLILVRHAKSSWDDPSLPDHDRPLNPRGQRDAPKMGERLAKRGIRPNLILSSSATRAIHTAQLIAEKIGYDREAIVVDRRIYGAQVSTLLYLIQELDDAHEQVMLIGHNPELTELAHRFSSDIEDLPTCAVVELTFDVKRWVDVVNSGPVEVHFDTPKKHT